TTACCCTTCTCCCACGAAAATAACACCCTGGCCTCTTTTCTGattaaaaactttatttccagAAGCAGAACTGTTTTTAACAGAGTTCAAGGAAGAAGTCTGTCCAAAAAGCCCACACTCCAGCTTTCTAAGCGCCCGCCTCTAGACTAACTCCCTTTCTAAGGCTCTATAACTTTCAAGCAAGGAAACTAAGTAGCCTGGATTCCTACCCTTGAAGCCCCATCTTTAGAGCTCTCTTCCTGGGGCCTGGACGACTGCCACTCCAAGTTCAGACTTGGTGTCCCAACTTCTCTCCCTTCTACACCTTTATGACAGTTCTATTTCCACAGGAAAGAGACAGCCCAGATCTGCCTTCTGAAGAGGCCGTTTCCATGGGAAACAGGAGAGGAGGGGGCTCTGGCAAGCAGCAAAGGTGCCTTCATAGGCAGCAAAGCCGCTCCACCTCCTCCTCACAGTCGTAGAATTTTTCAAACAGCTCAGGAGAAGTGCTGTTGCACTCAAACCACCTCCTCAAGGTGCCCACGGCCCGGAGGGCATCAGCTTTTGTGGGCAGGGGCTCAAAGGCACCCTCTCTGTCCCCCTCCTCGTCTTCGGTGCCTGTCTCCTCTTTACAcactccaggccctggctcctcACCCTCCAGGTCCACAAAGCGGGAAAACTCCTCTAGGCTCAGCCCACCGGGAACTGGTGGCATCTCAGAGGCTTTGTGCGAGGACGGGGGCGCTTTGCCGGGAGCCAGCCCTTCCTGAACGAAGCTGCTGAAAATGAGCTGAGGCGGCACCTTGGCCCAGGCGGCAGACGCCACGTGCAAGGCGTCCAGCACGGTGATGCCTGCCGCGGCCTCAGCCAGCGAGGTGCCATCCCTGTCGCTTTGGATGGCAGCCAGTTTGCCCAACAGCCGTTGTCGGTAATGGGCCTTAAAGGCCCGAACCACTGAGCTGGGCAGGGGAGGCGTGGTGCTAGAGGCGGCCAGAGGCAAGAGCTTCACGTGGTAGAGCCCAGGCAGGCCTGCCAGTCCCTCCACCACTCGGGCAGCCAGCAGCAAAGCCACCTGTCGGCCCTGCTGTCCCATGTCCCGGTCAAACTGTGCCAACCACTCTAACCAGGGGACGCCCAGGTCAGGGTGGTAGGAGGCAGGCAGAGCCTCACTGCGGACCCCAAAGAAGCATCTCGGGGCAGCCTGGAGCCCCCCCAGCAATATCCGCCGCTTCTCGGTGCCCCTGCTGTTGGCACACAGCAGCACCTGTACTTGATCACATGCACCCAAGTTGCCGGGCACTGCCCGATACAGTAAGGGCAATTCAGCACAGCCAAACACGTCCTCTGGAGAGAAGTCTTTTAGGGAAAGAGGCAGCTGAGCCTGGGATGTGAGCCCTGGGGGAGGTGGCTCAGGGGGGAATGAAGGAGCAAGAACATGGCGGGCCCCAAAGCCGACGTTGTTTCGGCGTTTCCAGCGGACCAGCCAGCCGATGCTGGGCACGAAGTCCTGGCCCATGATATCGGCCAGCTCCTTGGCTTTGTGGAGCAGCATGGGCCCCGTCACGTCCCAGGCCTTGGCCCGGGCAATGTGGTACCAGCAGAGCAGAGCCTCGTCGATCCCGCTGTATTTGGACTCCCGCTTGCGCTTGCGCTCTCGGTTGGCTGTGCCGCTGCACCAGTCCGCCAGCAGCTTCTCCTTATTCTTGCAGATGCGCGAGATCTGGGGCTGGGAAACCTGGAAGCGCCGGGCCACCTCCGACTGGGACATCTTGGACTCATCCAGGAGTTCCAGCACCTGGATCTTCTCGGCCAGGGACAGGGCGTGAAGCTTCTTCTTGCTGCTCAGCTCCATGGCCTCTCCAGGGCACCTGTGCGGGGAGGAAAGAATGAGCCGGTAGAGTAAGCTGAGGCCGGGAGGGCTAGGAGGAGCGCAGGAGGGAAAAGAGATTAGATGAGGATGTGCGCACGCACCAGGGGAGACTGGACCCGCCGGAAGAGGCAGGAAAGTGGCTAGGCCGAGTGGAAGCCAGCTGGCCCCGTCCCCAGGATGCCAGGGCAGAGCTGGGGAGGGGGCGTCTCTCCGCTCAGAAGGACAGGGGAGTCTGGGCTGGGGTCTGGCCTCACTGGGGGAGAAGGATGAAGAGTGGAAGGGACAGCTGCAGAGATAACAAAGGCGCACGGACGGGGGAGGGCCTGGGGCTGGAGCCGAGGGGGCAGGTGTGGGCTACGGGGCAGCAGGGGAGGAGCCCCCGGGAGGGAGTGGGAGGCGGCCTGGACTGTATTCAGATGACGCCGCTGGGGGCGGGGAGGTGGGTGGATGCACACAGAGTTGAGGTGACAGGTGTACAGACGACAAAGGGGACAGAGGGGGTCTGAAGGAGCGAGGCTAATTTGGTGCCGGGTCCTGAAAGGGAGGCTGGGCGAGGGTCCGCCCTGAGGGGAGCGAGAGGGCAGGGCCGAGGGCGCAGGTGCATGAGCGACAAAGGGCGGGAGGCCTGAGGAGGCTGCGGGCAGCGGAGGGGCGGTGTGTCCCCGCTGGAAGGGTGGTCGCCTGGGAGGGTCCCAGGGCGCCGGGACTGTCGCCTGAACCCAGGCAGGCCGGCAGCCCGGCTCCGCGCCCTGGCCGGTCACTCCCCCTCGACCCGGAGTCTGTCGGCGGGGTGGCCCCAGGCGCCCGCCCGCCCGGCCTCCCGCTCCGCACCCACCTCAGGCGCTGGTCCCGCGgctccagcccctgcccccagcccggCTCCCGAGCCCCTGTCCGGGCGGCGACAGCAGAACAGGGGAGGGATGGGCGCCACGACCCCGAGGGCAGAGCGGGCCGAGGGGCTGCGCGGGCGGCGGGCGGGCGCGCGCACAGCAGGGCCCCGTGCGCGCCGCCCGCGCCGGGCTCTCTCCCGGCTCCGAAGTCCGCGGTGCGGCCCTTCTTCACCCACCCGCTGCAGCCCCGCCCCGGTCCAAGCAGATTGGCCCTTAGTGGCGCCCCGTCCCTCCCCCGGCTAAGTTTCAATGGACGCCGCGGAAGTGGCGGTTCGTCGAGCCCCCTGGGGGCGGAGCTTCTAGCGAGGAGGGGCGGGAGGCGGAGCCAGGAACCTGCAGGACATCCCCGGGCGCCTCCAGTAGCCGCGGACCTCGAGGGCCCGACGAGCCTTGTAGGCGGCTTGAGGACCACCGAGCTGACTTGGCGTCCCAAAGGCTCCCTGGCCGTGACCCTAGGCCGCCTCGGCTTCTTCGTCTACCAAGCAGGGCTAACGGCCCTCACGGAGTTGTTTTGGGGAAACGATGAAAGGAGAAAATGGATGCAAGCTTTAAGCCACACAAAAGCTGGTTACCATGGACAGCGCTGGCTCGTCTGTCGGCCACGGAAACACTGCATGCCTGGGCCAGTTCTGATTTAGGACGACTAAGGACTAATTTTTATTAGATTTGGTACTTTACAAGATTCAAGTTCTTAAATTCAAGATCCGGTATCGTTCCCTTACCTGCTAACCTTCAGTCCCTAATTAAAAGCAGACGTCTTGATCCACAGCCCAGCTACCCTCCAGCCTCTCTGCTCCCTGCGCTCACAGCTCCGCATCCTCTGCCTTCCTCACAGGCTTCCGTCTGCAACCCCATCCTACCGGCTAACACTGTCCAACTCTCCAAGACCCATCTCAAATCCCACCTCCCGCAAACCGTAAATTTCCTCAACTTTGGCCTGCTATAGCCTTCTTAATTTGAACATTTCTTTTCTGGCTCTTGGACTACTCAGCCGCCAAAGAGCATTCATTGCTTTACTCCCTCTCCGCCTGGCCTACTTCAGTGGAAAAGCATGAGGACAGGCTGCGCTCTGCTCCTCACACAATTCCCAGCCCAGAGCACCCTGCTTATTTACTGAACATAACAGTGCAGGTAGGCCTAGGCTTTCCATAGGCAAGGATGACTTTCAGAATGTTCTAGAAAAACGGATACTTCAGGGGGCCCATAACTGCTTGAttcaaatatttcctttaaaaacataaaaacaacagtTGGACTTCTAAAACACACACTCAGGACATAACATATGCTGCCACGTAAGTTGTCGACACGTTCACTTTGTCTTCAGGGAAACTTACTTTGTGCACATCAACATGCCTGGGAAAGGCTGCAGGGCTGCACTGCGGGCAGTTCAGACCCTGGGGCACTTGCTCTGGCCTGGGAGCACTGCAGGCAACTGAAGCCACACAGACCCTGCTCCTGCAAGAACTTCTGTGTGTCCCATGGTGATGTCATTAGTTTGCTTATTGATTATATAAACTTCTGGTCCTGTTTTAAATGTCTGAGATTGCAAGGTCAACTGTTATAAACCTGTCACCACTTCCATCTATGCATCCAAGACTAACAGAATTTTCTCCAAACCAACTGAAACACAAAAATGGATGTTAAAGTTGATTTTAACCCAAATTTTGTATTGATCAAAACAGCTTCATTGTTCTTTATAACAAATAATTGTTATAAACTTGAATTTATGTAATAAATTAAGACTAACAAAATAAccaattttatatttgctttacatattggggttccacaaaaaaattttaatttggggggaaaaaagctgtatttcaaaacttttttttttaaaaaaaaacaccatcaTGGAAATCTTAACATGAAATGGCCTTCTTAATGGAGAGAGGCAGGAGATAAACCATCCAGCAGAGGGCTCTgtgtaaaaacatttatttttactaatgTTTAGAATACAggaactaaagaaagaaaaaaaagacacctcAACTCCAAAGCGACAGTGAGTTAGGGCCTGCCCGCGGCCAACGGGGAAGGCTACTCCAGGGTGTCCTGGCATGGACTGTCCCCCCACTACTTAATGTCAGTGCCACTAAGCAGAAAACTTGAGGAATCAGGGTGTGAAGACCTTACCAGCTGCTAGCGAGCGTGCAAGGGAAGAAAGGGATGTCTATGTGGCTTCCCCATGAGCTGAGAGTCAGCATACACGGGGCAGGTGGCAGAGGCTCCCAATTCAGTTAAGAGCAGGAGGCTGAATGCCCAGGTCCAGGAAGAACAAAAAGGGGATTTTGGAGGTAGGCTTTTTTGTCGTGTTAAAAAACAGGCACATTATCCATCTCCCTGTAGCCCCCGAGCTGCTGGCCTGGCCCCCTgatccttcccctctccccacaaaaCCAAAAGGAATAAGAAGGGAGACAGAAGATGAGAAATTCCAAGGGTAGGGAATGCTTCAGTCACTGGAGACCGCCCATAAGAGTGAGCCAAGAGAGCACTGGGAGTAACAAGGTGAAGCTGCTGTTCCCCCTGGGGTAGGGTGGAGTGGGACAGGGCAGAGCCAGGAGGGTGACTGAGAACATCCTGACTCCAGCAAAGAACCCTCTGTAGCAGGAACAGAGGGCCGCAGAGAGCCACTCTGCAGGAAAGAGGTGAGGCTACGTGGCACAGGGGCATGGAAAGCTCCTTGTGGACGTGGCCTCGGCTTGCTTGCTCCCAGCTCCCTGGCCTGGCTTGCCTCTGGGGGATGGGAAAACTCTGGAGACCAGAGTGgaggaagaacagagagaagtgaGCTGCTCTCCCACTCTTTCTAGGAGGACACTGTTTGAACCCTGTGATCACCAGGGCCTGGGCCCAAGGCAAGCAGAGTGAATGCACTTAATGGAGAGCACAGAGAAACTGGGCCACACATACGCCTAGGGGCAGTGTGTTGCTCCTTTCTCCCTGAGGGCCTGGGGCCAGAGGTGGTCAGAGCTGCCACCTCAGCTTGCAGCTGCCAAAGGCAGGCTGGCACAACCACCCCAAGGTTCTCTGGACTtgtgaaggagaggaggaagaagggaaagatgggTATGAAATATGAAGTGGAGGAGAGAAACAGCCTTAGATATGTCGGGGAGCAGGGGGGTGGCCACATCAAGAGGAGTTCTGGTTCTGGTAGATGGAAGCTTTCTCCTTCAACAGGTCCAGACATAGATGGCAGCTCCAACTTCCTGCAGAGAAGCAAAATGGGGTCAGGATGGGTCCCACACAATCCCCATCTGCTTGCAATTGCTCTGCTcttgataccccatctctacagcaGGATCAGCTACAGGTAGGATGAGGGATGCTCTGCGGCAGGAAAGTTCCATGGTTTCCTGAGCTGGGATAAACCTCTAAGTCTTCAAATATTGTGAAATATCATCCTCAATGGAGATGAAAGAAATCATCATCTAGAGGACTTCAGAATACCAGTGCCCAGGCCCTCTTGGCCCTGTTAAATCAGAAGTTCTGGGAGTATGAAGAAGGCCTGGGAAGACAGAAGTTTGTCAAGCTAcctcagtgttttttgtttttttttgtttttttttttttttgagacggagtctcgctctgtcacccaggccggagtgcagtgcccggatctcagctcacttcaagctctgcctcccgggttcacgccattctcctgcctcagcctcctgagtagctgggactacaggcgtccgccacctcgcccggctagttttttttgtattttttagtagagatggggtttcaccgtgttagccaggatggtctcaatctcctgacctcgtgatccacccgtcttggcctcccaaagtgctgggattacaggcttgagccaccgcgcccagccgctaCCTCAGTTTTAAGACTTGTGTAGTTtcaccaaaaaacacaaaataattgtcCCTTAAGAAAAACAATTGGTTCATTCattgtttattaatatttactatGGCTgaattcttctaatttttttgaataaaattagTCCTTAATGCCTTGAAATGATAAGCAAAATTATACATATGTGCATTTGGACATTATTCTAGGGGAAAGGATCCACAGCTTTTATCCGCTCTTCAGAAACATGTGACTCAAAAATGTAAGTCCTTTCTAACCCAAAAGTCAATaaggttggcaaacttttctgtaaagagccagagtGTTACATATTTTAGGGTTTGTGAGCCACATACAGTCTCatgcacatctttttttttttttttaaactccctttattattttttgtcaaaACAAGAGTTtccgctctgttgctcaggctggagtgcagtagggtgatctcagcttacttcaacctctgcctcccaggttcaagcaattatcctgcctcagcctctctagtagatTACAAGTGcacagcaccacgcccagctaatttctgtatttttagtaaagacagggttttgccatcctgcccaggctggtcttgaactcctgggctcaatagatcccaaagtgctgggattacagaggtgagccacagcacccagccagtttttaattttttttttttttttgagacagagtcttgctctgtcgcctgggctggaatgcagtggccggatctcagctcactgcaagctccgcctcccgggtttacgccattctcctgcctcagcctcccgagtagctgggactacaggcgcccgcaacctcgcctggctagttttttgtatttttttggtagagacggggtttcaccgtgttagccaggatggtctcgatctcctgaccttgtgatccgcccgtctcggcctcccaaagtgctgggattacaggcttgagccagtgcgcctggccaaggggattttttttttcaggctaggtgcagtggttcacacctgtaatcccagcactttcggaggctgaggcgggcagatcacttgagcccgggagttcgagaccagcctgggcaccatggcaaaacactgtctctactaaaaatacaaaaattagccgggtgtggtggcatgcctgcagtcccagctactcagaaggctgaggtgggaggattaccagattacctgagcccaggggagcggaggttgcagtgagctgagatcatgccactccactccaacatgggcaacagagcaagacactgtctcaaaaaataaaaattaaaaagaaaagaaaaggaaagaaaagaaaagaaaatagcttgCAAGCTGTTTAAGCTGGCTGTGGCTGGATGTGGCCCATAGGTTGTAGCTTGTAGCTTGTTGACCCTTAGAACCTAGAACATCTGATACTTCCAGGGGTTGCCCCTCAGCTGCCTTAACACTCCAGTGAGGACGCTCGGGCCCGCAGCTCTCCACCCCCTCAATGTCCTGCAGCTCTCCACCCCCTCAATGTCCCACAGCTCTCCACCCCCTCAATGTCCCACAGCTCTCCACCACCTCAATGTCCCACAGCTCTCCACCCGCTCAATGTCCCACAGCTCTCCACCCCCTCAATGTCCCACAGAACTTTAATAGGAAAGCCATTTTGTAATATAGATAGTCTGTTTgatggttaaaaacaaaacataaacacgCGACTTCTCCCCAAAGCAGATTCATAAACTGGGCCCGACAGAAGCTGAGTACTCCCCTGCAGCTGTTAAAGGACTCTTAGACTTTGTCAGTGGCCTCATTCTCTAGAGGGGTGACAGCAGTTTGACCAATATGTTACAAGTCAGCTTACATCACATAATGAAACACTTTCTCTTGACTGTAATGCTGGCCCACATCCTTTGTGCACAGTAACAGCTCCTGGGCATTTGTGTTCTGAGTAAGCTCCTGAATTTCTGTACAGAAAATTCAGCTGGAAGGGGACTTGTGGAGATGCAACCAATTCTTGGTGCCACCACTGGTTTCAGCGAATAGCTTCCATAAACTTGGACCATTATTACTGTAAGTTATGGGAGAAGCAGACTGACCCATTCAGGCTCCAAAGTCAAGTCCCCTCCCAATTCAGAAGGGGAAGGGATAGGAAATAAATGCTCAAATCTATCAAATTTCAAGAGGTGACTGTAGAAGCTTCACATCAGATAATCTACCACTTGAGTTTCCGCGACTggttggaagaaaataaatcattcctcCTGGGTGACTGATCTCGGCTCAGCATCTGCTTTCTTCTGGGCTGTGAATTTTCTGTTGTAAATGTAGCTGATAATGTGCAAACACTAAACTCTTTAAGTTGAAATGTTAGGAAGGCATTCTAAACTGAGCCAAGGCAAGGGGATGATAACATAAAGAACATAGAACTCACTATTTTCCAAGtaactaataaaataattgttcTGAGTAAAAGATCTGGGCAACTTACCTTCAGGGGGCTCAGACATGGACGGGGTGAGACAGTACATGTGGTAGCCACGATCGCAGTCATCACAGAAGAGCAGCTGGTCCTGAAGTAGGCAAGAGGGAAGAGGATGGGGATTGAATGACTGATGTGCCTCAGGCCACTACAGGAAGTGGGAGGGCTTCTGTGACAGGGCAGTTTCCAAGAGGGGTAGGTAGCAGGTAACAACAGATGCAGGAATCTTATGTAGGAACCACGCTGTCCCTCTCTACCGCAGATCCAGTCACTGTCATCTCTCATTTGAGTCCTTTCAGAGCTCCTAATCGATCAAATcgcctccagtttttttttttttcctaaagcccAAGCTCTATAggtatatttttttgagacggggtattgctgtcactcaggctggagtgcagtggtgcaatcacagctcactgcagccttgacgtcctgggcccaagtgatcctacctcagcctcaagtagctgggactacaggcacacacaaccacaccagctaatttttgaattcttctggagagacaaggtctccttatgttgcccaggctggtcctcaattcccaggctcaagcaatcctcccacctcagcctccccaagtgcttggattacaggtgtgagacgcCGTACCCAGTgactatttctttttgagacaaggtctcgctttgttgcccaggctggagtgcggtggtgtgattgtggctcactgcagcctcaaactccagggttcaagcgatcctcccacctcagcctgccaagcagctggggttaacatgtatgccaccacacctgactaagttttaatttttttttgtggagacagggtctccctatgttgctcaggctggtcctgaattcgtagactcaagtgatcctcccgcctcagcctctcaagtgttAGGATTATATGCATAAGCCTCCATCCTTGTCCCTACAGTCTACcctccacacagcagccaaagtcttcttttaaaaatataagacaagggccaagtgcggtggctcatgcctgtaataccaccattttgggaggctgaggcaggtggatcacctgaggtcaggagttagagacgagcttggccaacatggtgaaacctgatctctactaaaaattagccaggtgtggtggcgggcacctgtaatcccagctacttgagagctgagacaggagaattgcttgaacctagaggcagaggttgcagtgagccgagattgtgtcactgcattccaacctgggtgacaagagtaaaactccatcttgaaataaataaataaatataaaataaaatacaagacaaTGCCAGACACAgtgggttcacgcctgtaatcccagcactttgagaggccaaggtgggaggattgcttgagctcaggagtttgagaccagctcagcaatatggcaagaccctgtctctatcaaaaatataaaaaaagaagccaggcatagtggtgtgcatctgtggtcccagctacctgggaggctgaggtgggaggattggattgtttgagcctaaagggagaggtggtagtgagctaagattgcatcgctgcactccagcctgggtgacagagagactctgtctcaaaataaataaataaatacataaagaataaataaacagccgggcgcggtggttcacacctataatcccagcactttgggaggctgaggcaggcggatcaccggaCGTCAGGAGTTtggtaccagcctggccaacatgaagaaaccccatccctctactaaaaatacaaaattagtcagatg
Above is a genomic segment from Chlorocebus sabaeus isolate Y175 chromosome 1, mChlSab1.0.hap1, whole genome shotgun sequence containing:
- the TIGD3 gene encoding tigger transposable element-derived protein 3, whose protein sequence is MELSSKKKLHALSLAEKIQVLELLDESKMSQSEVARRFQVSQPQISRICKNKEKLLADWCSGTANRERKRKRESKYSGIDEALLCWYHIARAKAWDVTGPMLLHKAKELADIMGQDFVPSIGWLVRWKRRNNVGFGARHVLAPSFPPEPPPPGLTSQAQLPLSLKDFSPEDVFGCAELPLLYRAVPGNLGACDQVQVLLCANSRGTEKRRILLGGLQAAPRCFFGVRSEALPASYHPDLGVPWLEWLAQFDRDMGQQGRQVALLLAARVVEGLAGLPGLYHVKLLPLAASSTTPPLPSSVVRAFKAHYRQRLLGKLAAIQSDRDGTSLAEAAAGITVLDALHVASAAWAKVPPQLIFSSFVQEGLAPGKAPPSSHKASEMPPVPGGLSLEEFSRFVDLEGEEPGPGVCKEETGTEDEEGDREGAFEPLPTKADALRAVGTLRRWFECNSTSPELFEKFYDCEEEVERLCCL